From the genome of bacterium, one region includes:
- a CDS encoding haloalkane dehalogenase yields MAGSEISAKNPYPYKRAKVLDAEMAYFEAGNGDPIVLLHGNPTTSYLWRNVVPHLEGLGRCLVPDLMNSGQSDNIPGGGLRFADHARYLDAWFEAVGATKNVIFVIQDWGAALGFYRPCRFPDQVDGIAYMEAMVRPRFWTDLPDDRVPAFKKMRSPEGEAMIMETNFFVEKMLFELGVIRELSEEEKNAYREPTKDDQKRRQTQQWACEIPFEGEPEDNYKLVKQYSDFLGASHDLPKLFVNCDEGHALTGAAREHCRQWPNQEEVILNAKHYVQEDRPAEVGQAAAAFIRKIRG; encoded by the coding sequence ATGGCGGGCAGCGAGATTTCGGCAAAAAATCCCTATCCCTACAAGCGGGCGAAGGTGCTCGATGCGGAGATGGCCTATTTCGAGGCGGGAAACGGCGACCCCATCGTGTTGCTGCACGGAAACCCGACGACTTCCTATCTGTGGCGCAACGTGGTGCCGCACCTGGAGGGTCTCGGCCGGTGCCTCGTGCCCGATCTGATGAACTCGGGCCAGTCGGACAACATTCCGGGCGGGGGCTTGCGCTTCGCCGATCACGCCCGGTATCTGGATGCCTGGTTCGAGGCGGTCGGGGCGACGAAGAACGTCATTTTCGTGATCCAGGACTGGGGGGCGGCCCTGGGCTTTTACCGCCCCTGCCGCTTCCCCGATCAGGTGGACGGCATCGCCTACATGGAGGCGATGGTGCGCCCGCGCTTCTGGACGGACCTGCCCGATGATCGCGTTCCTGCCTTCAAGAAGATGCGCTCGCCCGAGGGTGAGGCGATGATCATGGAGACGAATTTTTTCGTCGAGAAGATGCTCTTCGAGCTCGGGGTCATCCGCGAACTCTCCGAGGAGGAGAAGAACGCCTACCGCGAGCCGACGAAGGACGATCAAAAACGGCGCCAGACCCAACAGTGGGCCTGCGAGATCCCCTTCGAGGGAGAGCCCGAGGACAACTACAAGCTTGTGAAGCAGTACAGCGATTTCCTGGGGGCGAGCCATGACCTGCCCAAGCTCTTTGTGAATTGCGACGAGGGCCACGCCCTGACGGGCGCGGCGCGCGAGCATTGCCGCCAGTGGCCGAACCAGGAGGAGGTCATCCTCAATGCCAAACACTATGTCCAGGAGGACCGCCCGGCCGAGGTCGGCCAGGCCGCCGCGGCGTTTATCCGAAAAATCCGAGGCTGA